From one Agathobaculum sp. NTUH-O15-33 genomic stretch:
- a CDS encoding flavin reductase family protein translates to MSLTKIDITKQAMHVFDLLAKDWMLISAGTEEKWNTMTASWGGVGVIWGKPSVTAYIRHSRYTKEFVDNSEYFTITFLQDGHRDALNTLGSKSGREIDKMHESGLTPVFVEGQPTFEEAKLVLVCRKRCKSEIAPEDILQQETIDKWYGDHDFHTMYIGEIVAAYQG, encoded by the coding sequence ATGTCACTTACCAAAATCGATATTACAAAGCAAGCCATGCACGTATTCGACCTGCTCGCTAAGGATTGGATGCTGATTTCCGCGGGCACGGAGGAAAAGTGGAACACCATGACCGCGAGCTGGGGCGGCGTCGGCGTGATCTGGGGCAAGCCCTCGGTGACCGCGTATATCCGCCACAGCCGCTATACCAAGGAATTTGTTGATAACAGCGAGTATTTTACCATCACTTTTTTACAGGACGGACACCGCGACGCGCTCAATACGCTGGGTTCCAAATCGGGCCGCGAGATCGACAAGATGCACGAAAGCGGCCTAACGCCGGTGTTTGTCGAGGGCCAGCCCACGTTTGAAGAGGCGAAGCTTGTGCTTGTTTGCCGCAAGCGCTGCAAGAGCGAGATCGCGCCCGAAGATATCCTGCAGCAGGAAACGATCGATAAGTGGTACGGCGACCATGATTTCCACACGATGTATATCGGGGAGATCGTCGCGGCGTACCAAGGATAA
- a CDS encoding DNA translocase FtsK — protein MAARKTTTKKPAAKRTGAAPRRKPEPAAPQGMLSRTAWGAVWGLLGLLGLLSLLPIDGFILHALHQGVGALIGGGVYVLPFALLGLAVLLFVRQKGPVRLRGAAIGALPVLVGGIAHSFTHANEYTFSMETLSDLIETGMKGSSGGLLSGGLYIVLEWGLSSVGALLILVLLTLAAVLLAFRVTPQALMEMLRPPEYDYEDEEERERYEAPVKLPNVHVAVAQRAEKRAQKRQASIDIPLDEGPPPPDKLSEAEDAPRETLMKKKPIAPDEYLRAMEGGELTGEQTSIMDLVQPPADEDEPPFAADKPKKPEKISEDEQAALSAAIDENQKAPVPVYDYPPMDLLAAGKRVSTAGAERELQENSECLLDTLQSFGIDAQIIGIVRGPSVTRFELTIPRGIKISRISSLSDDIALSLGAVSVRIAPIPDKVAVGIEVPNKAVNTVFIRECISSPAFTGAKSRVSFAVGKDITGKPVIGDIAKMPHMLIAGTTGSGKSVCINSMLISLLYKSTPEEVRLIMVDPKMVELGNYNGVPHLLIPVVTDPRKAAGALNWAVGEMERRYKLFADHQVRNLVGYNDLMRAERQKAEKEEGGTPDQYQVLPQIVIVIDELADLMMVAAKEVETSICRIAQKARAAGMHLVVATQRPSADVITGIMKANIPSRIAFAVASQIESRIILDTTGAEKLIGKGDMLYAPLGEGKPTRVQGCFISSDEIEAVIAHIKETSTAEYDEEILEHIERQAEQADSKGGSSSGDPGEEEDEMIEEAIDVIMDCRQASTSMLQRRLKLGYSRAARIIDQIEERGIIGSFEGSKPRQILISREDWQEMKMRRHDTP, from the coding sequence TTGGCTGCAAGAAAGACCACCACGAAAAAACCGGCGGCAAAGCGCACAGGCGCCGCGCCGCGCAGAAAGCCCGAACCCGCCGCGCCGCAGGGCATGCTGTCCCGTACGGCGTGGGGCGCGGTTTGGGGGCTTTTGGGCCTGCTAGGGCTGCTTAGCCTTTTGCCGATCGACGGTTTCATCCTGCACGCGCTGCATCAGGGCGTGGGGGCGCTGATCGGCGGGGGCGTATATGTGCTGCCGTTTGCCCTGCTGGGCCTTGCGGTGCTGCTGTTTGTGCGGCAAAAGGGCCCGGTGCGCCTGCGGGGCGCCGCCATTGGCGCGCTGCCCGTGCTGGTGGGCGGCATCGCGCATTCGTTCACCCACGCAAATGAATATACCTTTTCCATGGAAACGCTGTCCGACTTGATCGAGACAGGCATGAAAGGTTCGTCCGGCGGCCTGCTTTCGGGCGGGCTGTACATTGTTTTGGAATGGGGGCTTTCCTCGGTCGGCGCGCTGCTGATTCTGGTGCTGCTGACGCTGGCCGCCGTGCTGCTCGCCTTCCGCGTGACGCCGCAGGCGCTAATGGAAATGCTCCGCCCGCCCGAATACGATTACGAGGACGAGGAGGAGCGCGAGCGCTACGAAGCCCCGGTAAAGCTGCCCAACGTACATGTGGCCGTGGCCCAGCGCGCGGAAAAGCGCGCGCAGAAGCGGCAGGCCAGCATCGATATCCCGCTCGACGAGGGCCCGCCGCCGCCGGACAAGCTTTCCGAAGCGGAGGATGCGCCGCGCGAGACGCTCATGAAGAAAAAGCCCATTGCGCCGGACGAATACCTGCGCGCGATGGAGGGGGGCGAACTGACCGGCGAGCAGACCAGCATCATGGATTTGGTGCAGCCTCCGGCCGACGAGGACGAACCGCCCTTTGCCGCGGATAAGCCCAAAAAACCCGAAAAGATATCCGAGGACGAGCAGGCCGCGCTGAGCGCGGCGATAGACGAAAACCAAAAGGCCCCCGTGCCGGTGTACGACTATCCGCCGATGGACCTGCTCGCGGCGGGCAAACGCGTTTCGACCGCCGGAGCCGAGCGGGAGCTGCAGGAGAACTCCGAATGCCTGCTGGACACGCTGCAATCCTTCGGTATCGACGCGCAGATTATCGGCATCGTGCGCGGACCGTCGGTCACCCGGTTTGAGCTGACCATTCCGCGCGGCATCAAGATCTCGCGCATTTCCTCGCTGTCCGATGATATCGCGCTGTCGCTCGGCGCGGTGTCCGTGCGTATCGCGCCCATACCGGACAAGGTCGCCGTCGGCATCGAGGTGCCGAACAAGGCGGTGAACACCGTGTTTATCCGCGAGTGCATCTCTTCGCCCGCGTTCACGGGCGCCAAAAGCCGCGTGTCCTTCGCGGTTGGCAAGGATATCACGGGCAAGCCCGTCATTGGCGACATCGCCAAAATGCCGCATATGCTGATTGCCGGTACGACCGGTTCCGGTAAATCGGTGTGCATCAACTCCATGCTCATTTCGCTTTTGTATAAGTCCACGCCCGAAGAGGTGCGGCTCATCATGGTCGACCCCAAAATGGTCGAGCTGGGCAACTACAACGGCGTGCCGCACCTGCTCATCCCGGTCGTGACCGACCCACGCAAGGCGGCGGGCGCGCTCAACTGGGCGGTGGGCGAAATGGAACGGCGCTATAAGCTCTTTGCCGACCATCAGGTGCGCAACCTTGTCGGCTATAACGATCTGATGCGCGCCGAGCGCCAAAAGGCCGAAAAGGAAGAGGGCGGCACGCCGGATCAGTATCAGGTGCTGCCGCAGATCGTCATCGTTATCGACGAGCTGGCCGACCTGATGATGGTCGCCGCCAAGGAGGTGGAAACCTCGATCTGCCGCATCGCGCAGAAGGCGCGCGCGGCGGGCATGCACTTGGTCGTCGCCACGCAGCGTCCCTCGGCGGACGTGATTACCGGCATCATGAAGGCGAACATTCCCTCGCGCATCGCCTTCGCGGTCGCCAGCCAGATCGAATCGCGCATCATTTTGGATACCACGGGCGCGGAAAAGCTGATCGGCAAGGGTGATATGCTGTACGCCCCCCTTGGCGAGGGCAAGCCCACGCGCGTGCAGGGCTGCTTTATTTCGTCCGATGAGATAGAAGCCGTGATCGCGCATATCAAGGAGACAAGCACCGCTGAATATGATGAAGAGATACTCGAGCACATCGAGCGTCAAGCGGAGCAGGCCGATTCCAAGGGCGGCTCTTCTTCCGGCGACCCGGGCGAGGAAGAGGACGAGATGATCGAGGAGGCGATCGACGTGATCATGGATTGCCGCCAAGCCTCGACCTCGATGCTGCAGCGGCGGTTGAAGCTCGGCTATTCCCGCGCCGCGCGCATCATCGATCAGATCGAGGAACGCGGCATCATCGGTTCGTTTGAAGGCTCCAAGCCCCGGCAGATTCTCATTTCCCGCGAGGATTGGCAGGAGATGAAGATGAGAAGGCACGACACTCCGTAA
- a CDS encoding undecaprenyl-diphosphate phosphatase has translation MSLWFAILLGLVQGLTEFLPVSSSGHLVLAQTLFGGDVEADYMLFNVLLHFGTLLSVVVAFWKDIKELFVEFFGWVKDGFKINGHPYRRFVIMVLLTIVPMFAVLPIKSKLEAAFSSPLVVGLLLLVTAGILLLSEKAPHKNKTEENATWLDALLVGVAQCFAVLPGLSRSGTTICAGLFRGFSRDFAVRFAFIMSLPVVLGANILELADAIKAPAAAGAVPLYIYIVGILVAMIAGLAAIKMVRMVSKSGHFRPFAVYCALIGVITIVVTLVKTL, from the coding sequence ATGAGTTTATGGTTCGCGATCCTGCTGGGACTGGTACAGGGGCTGACGGAGTTTCTGCCCGTTTCCTCGTCCGGCCATCTGGTGCTGGCGCAAACGCTGTTCGGCGGCGACGTCGAGGCGGATTACATGCTGTTCAACGTTTTGCTGCACTTCGGCACGCTGCTTTCCGTCGTTGTCGCGTTCTGGAAGGATATCAAGGAGCTGTTCGTCGAGTTCTTCGGCTGGGTGAAGGACGGCTTTAAAATCAACGGCCACCCGTACCGCCGCTTCGTCATCATGGTGCTGCTCACCATCGTGCCGATGTTCGCGGTCCTGCCCATTAAATCCAAACTGGAAGCCGCGTTTTCCTCGCCGCTGGTCGTCGGCCTGCTGCTGCTGGTAACCGCCGGCATTTTGCTGCTTTCTGAAAAAGCGCCGCATAAGAACAAGACCGAGGAAAACGCCACTTGGCTGGACGCGCTGCTCGTCGGCGTGGCGCAGTGCTTCGCGGTGCTGCCCGGCCTGTCCCGCTCGGGCACCACGATCTGCGCGGGCCTGTTCCGTGGCTTTTCGCGCGATTTCGCCGTGCGCTTCGCGTTCATCATGTCGCTGCCCGTCGTGCTGGGCGCAAACATATTGGAGCTGGCGGACGCGATCAAAGCGCCGGCAGCCGCGGGCGCGGTGCCGCTGTATATCTACATTGTCGGTATTTTGGTCGCGATGATCGCCGGTCTGGCCGCGATCAAAATGGTGCGCATGGTATCGAAGAGCGGGCACTTCCGGCCGTTCGCCGTGTACTGCGCGCTGATCGGTGTGATCACCATCGTCGTGACCCTTGTTAAAACGCTCTGA
- a CDS encoding response regulator, whose protein sequence is MSLSIHEMVAGARHFVQTIWEIDLASGKVKIWHDSARQQLNGSEIDYETIEQSYRASVYPPDLEKWDSTLSLAALRAFAKSGGKNISFEMRFNGQPFGFEWHEAFLDLLDDGESGAGRVLLTSQYIDSQKRAHIVEAAVSAEYDYVVYIDADRNSYVMYSANQENGTPTPPLASNDYEREVVAFHEAFVPADEREELNQSLMLANVLPILEENDEYIVYCKVAENGKLRDKKMRFSYYNRERNMLLLTRTDVSEVREVKRQRELLEDALHAANVANRAKSDFLSRMSHDIRTPMNAIIGMTAIAGAHIDSRERVLDCLEKISASSKLLLSLINETLDMAKIESGRITLAEEEISLGDLLQNVGTIIRPAIAAKGHRFDVHVHELRHELVIGDMQRIQQVFLNILSNAVKYTPEHGHIVLDIAEKVSPASGYGLYEFVFQDNGVGIKPEFLSKVFAPFERAEDPNIRTIQGTGLGMAICDNIVRMMNGTIKAESEFGRGSRFTVTIQLRLREQDMPDVRELTALPILVADDDPITCECVSMRLGELGMTCRCVGCGAEAVAEVTAAHEAERDYFAAILDLRMPGMNGIETARRIRASVGPDMPIILISAYDWSECEAEAHAAGIDGFITKPLLTSNLIYMLRKYALKEEPRRFRQLDAIPAADYSFARILLVEDNELNREIAAELLSGSGAEIDPAENGREALERFAAAKPGTYDLILMDIQMPVMDGMAATRAIRALDRPDAKTVPIVAMTANAFEEDRKAALQAGMDEFIAKPIDLQKVFGVLSALLKKNR, encoded by the coding sequence ATGAGCTTGAGCATACACGAAATGGTCGCCGGCGCGCGTCATTTTGTCCAAACGATCTGGGAGATCGACCTTGCTTCCGGGAAGGTGAAGATATGGCACGATTCCGCGCGGCAGCAACTGAACGGGAGCGAGATCGATTACGAAACGATCGAGCAGTCGTATCGGGCGAGCGTGTATCCGCCGGATTTGGAGAAATGGGATAGCACCTTGTCCCTTGCGGCGCTTCGCGCCTTTGCCAAAAGCGGGGGAAAGAATATTTCGTTTGAAATGCGGTTCAACGGGCAGCCGTTTGGATTTGAATGGCACGAGGCCTTCCTTGACCTGCTGGACGACGGCGAGAGCGGAGCGGGCCGCGTTTTGCTGACCAGCCAATATATCGACAGCCAGAAACGGGCGCATATCGTGGAGGCCGCCGTCAGCGCGGAATACGACTATGTGGTCTATATCGACGCGGACCGGAACAGCTATGTGATGTATAGCGCCAACCAAGAAAACGGCACGCCCACGCCGCCGCTGGCCAGTAACGATTATGAGCGCGAAGTGGTCGCGTTTCACGAAGCCTTTGTTCCGGCGGACGAGCGCGAAGAGCTTAACCAAAGCCTGATGCTGGCCAATGTGCTGCCGATTCTGGAAGAGAACGACGAATATATCGTTTATTGCAAGGTGGCCGAAAACGGCAAGCTGCGCGATAAAAAGATGCGCTTTAGCTATTATAATAGGGAGAGAAACATGCTGCTGCTCACCCGCACGGATGTGAGCGAGGTGCGCGAGGTCAAGCGGCAGCGCGAGCTGCTGGAGGACGCGCTGCACGCCGCCAACGTGGCGAATCGCGCGAAGTCGGACTTTTTATCCAGAATGAGCCACGATATCCGCACGCCGATGAACGCCATCATCGGCATGACCGCGATCGCCGGCGCGCATATCGATTCCCGTGAGCGTGTGCTCGATTGTTTGGAGAAGATTAGCGCCTCGTCCAAGCTGCTGCTCAGTCTGATCAATGAAACGCTCGATATGGCGAAGATCGAAAGCGGCCGCATCACGTTGGCCGAGGAGGAGATCAGCCTAGGCGACCTGCTGCAAAACGTGGGCACCATCATCCGTCCCGCGATCGCGGCCAAGGGCCACCGCTTTGACGTGCATGTGCATGAATTGCGGCACGAATTGGTGATCGGCGATATGCAGCGCATCCAGCAGGTGTTTTTAAATATCCTGTCCAACGCGGTCAAGTATACGCCGGAACACGGGCACATCGTGCTGGATATCGCGGAGAAGGTATCTCCGGCGAGCGGCTACGGGCTTTATGAATTTGTTTTTCAGGATAACGGCGTGGGTATCAAGCCGGAGTTTTTGAGCAAGGTATTCGCGCCCTTTGAACGCGCGGAGGACCCGAACATCCGCACCATACAGGGCACCGGCCTTGGCATGGCGATCTGCGATAACATCGTGCGTATGATGAACGGAACGATCAAAGCCGAAAGCGAGTTTGGCCGGGGCAGCCGGTTCACCGTGACCATACAGCTGAGACTGCGCGAGCAGGATATGCCCGATGTGCGCGAGCTGACGGCGCTGCCCATATTGGTTGCGGACGACGACCCCATCACCTGCGAGTGCGTTTCGATGCGGCTGGGCGAGCTCGGCATGACCTGTCGCTGTGTGGGCTGCGGCGCGGAAGCGGTGGCCGAAGTCACCGCCGCCCATGAGGCGGAGCGGGATTATTTCGCGGCCATCCTCGACCTGCGTATGCCCGGCATGAACGGCATAGAGACCGCCCGGCGCATCCGCGCCAGCGTGGGGCCGGATATGCCCATCATCCTGATCTCGGCTTACGATTGGTCGGAATGCGAAGCGGAGGCGCACGCCGCCGGCATCGACGGGTTTATCACAAAGCCGCTGCTGACCTCCAACCTGATATACATGCTGCGCAAATACGCGCTCAAGGAGGAACCGCGCCGATTCAGGCAGTTGGATGCGATACCCGCGGCAGACTATTCGTTTGCCCGCATTCTGCTGGTGGAGGATAACGAATTAAACCGCGAGATCGCGGCAGAGCTGCTCAGCGGCAGCGGCGCGGAGATAGACCCGGCGGAGAATGGGCGCGAGGCGCTCGAACGCTTTGCCGCCGCAAAGCCCGGCACCTACGACCTGATCCTGATGGACATACAAATGCCGGTGATGGACGGCATGGCGGCCACCCGTGCGATTCGCGCGCTCGACCGGCCGGACGCAAAGACGGTGCCCATCGTCGCCATGACGGCGAACGCCTTTGAAGAGGACCGGAAAGCGGCGCTGCAAGCCGGTATGGACGAATTTATCGCCAAGCCCATTGATCTGCAAAAGGTGTTCGGCGTATTAAGTGCGTTGCTGAAAAAGAACAGATAA